In one Choloepus didactylus isolate mChoDid1 chromosome 1, mChoDid1.pri, whole genome shotgun sequence genomic region, the following are encoded:
- the LOC119541411 gene encoding ferritin light chain-like: MSSQIRQNYSADVEASVNRLVNEHLQASYTYLSLDFYFDRDDVALKGVDHFFRELAKEKREGAERLLKMQNQRGGRALFQDVQKLPKDEWGNTLEAMEAALVLERGLNTDLLKLHALGSANTNPHLCDFLENHFLDEEVKLIKKIGDHLTNLRRVGVPQERLGEYLFERLTLKHD; encoded by the coding sequence ATGAGCTCCCAGATCCGTCAGAATTATTCCGCTGATGTGGAGGCATCTGTCAACCGCCTGGTCAACGAGCATCTGCAGGCCTCTTACACCTACCTCTCTCTGGACTTCTATTTCGACCGTGACGATGTGGCCCTGAAAGGCGTGGACCACTTCTTCCGCGAGTTGGCGAAGGAGAAGCGCGAGGGCGCCGAGCGTCTCTTGAAGATGCAAAACCAGCGCGGTGGCCGCGCCCTCTTTCAGGATGTGCAGAAGCTGCCCAAGGATGAGTGGGGTAATACCCTGGAAGCCATGGAAGCCGCCCTGGTCTTGGAGAGGGGCCTGAACACGGATCTTTTGAAACTGCATGCCTTGGGTTCTGCCAACACCAACCCTCATCTCTGTGACTTCCTGGAGAACCATTTCCTAGATGAGGAGGTGAAACTCATCAAGAAGATAGGCGACCACCTGACCAACCTCCGCAGGGTGGGTGTCCCTCAGGAGCGGCTGGGCGAGTATCTCTTCGAAAGGCTCACCCTCAAGCATGACTAG